In Triticum aestivum cultivar Chinese Spring chromosome 5B, IWGSC CS RefSeq v2.1, whole genome shotgun sequence, the following proteins share a genomic window:
- the LOC123110174 gene encoding plant cysteine oxidase 2 isoform X2: MGAGVVELGPGVVEVGAAEAVQTVPPAKRRRVLAVKTLKAAAAAAGRGPRLARRPPAIQRLFQACRAVFRGPGTVPKPAEVALLRAMLDKMRPEDFGLSPDMPFFRNRDAPATEGTPAITHTTIYKSEKFSMVLFFLPTNAVIPLHNHPGMTVFNKLLIGSMHAKSYDWADPDDPANESGASSPDVRLAQLIVDDVFTAPCDTSVLFPTAGGNMHRFRAVAPSAFLDILGPPYSIEEDRDCTYYTDIPYSQHPMTSNELIGDEQEGRRLAWLKEVEMPRDLKMCSVRYGGPPISGR; this comes from the exons ATGGGCGCGGGGGTGGTGGAGCTCGGGCCCGGGGTGGTCGAGGTGGGGGCGGCGGAGGCCGTGCAGACCGTGccgccggccaagaggaggcgggTGCTGGCCGTCAAGACCCtcaaggccgcggcggcggcggcaggaaggGGGCCGCGGCTCGCCAGGAGGCCGCCCGCCATCCAGCGGCTCTTCCAGGCCTGCCGCGCCGTCTTCCGGGGCCCCGGCACCGTGCCCAAGCCCGCCGAGGTCGCCCTGCTCCGCGCCATGCTCG ACAAAATGAGACCAGAGGACTTCGGCCTAAGCCCAGACATGCCCTTCTTCAGGAACAGAGATGCGCCGGCAACCGAAGGGACCCCGGCCATCACACACACCACCATATACAAATCCGAGAAATTTTCC ATGGTTCTCTTCTTCTTGCCGACGAATGCGGTCATCCCTCTGCACAACCACCCCGGGATGACGGTGTTCAACAAGCTGCTCATCGGATCGATGCACGCAAAGTCATATGACTGGGCTGATCCCGACGATCCGGCTAATGAGAGTGGCGCTTCGTCACCTGATG TGAGGCTGGCGCAACTAATCGTGGACGATGTTTTCACGGCGCCGTGCGACACGTCGGTCCTGTTCCCGACGGCGGGAGGCAACATGCACCGGTTCAGGGCCGTCGCGCCATCCGCGTtcctcgacatcctcggccccccTTACTCCATCGAAGAGGACCGAGACTGCACGTACTACACGGACATTCCATACTCCCAGCATCCAA TGACCAGCAATGAGCTCATCGGCGACGAGCAAGAAGGCCGGCGTCTCGCGTGGCTGAAAGAGGTTGAGATGCCGAGGGATCTGAAGATGTGCAGCGTCCGGTACGGCGGCCCGCCGATCTCCGGCAGGTGA
- the LOC123110174 gene encoding plant cysteine oxidase 2 isoform X1, producing the protein MGAGVVELGPGVVEVGAAEAVQTVPPAKRRRVLAVKTLKAAAAAAGRGPRLARRPPAIQRLFQACRAVFRGPGTVPKPAEVALLRAMLDKMRPEDFGLSPDMPFFRNRDAPATEGTPAITHTTIYKSEKFSMVLFFLPTNAVIPLHNHPGMTVFNKLLIGSMHAKSYDWADPDDPANESGASSPDGKLRLAQLIVDDVFTAPCDTSVLFPTAGGNMHRFRAVAPSAFLDILGPPYSIEEDRDCTYYTDIPYSQHPMTSNELIGDEQEGRRLAWLKEVEMPRDLKMCSVRYGGPPISGR; encoded by the exons ATGGGCGCGGGGGTGGTGGAGCTCGGGCCCGGGGTGGTCGAGGTGGGGGCGGCGGAGGCCGTGCAGACCGTGccgccggccaagaggaggcgggTGCTGGCCGTCAAGACCCtcaaggccgcggcggcggcggcaggaaggGGGCCGCGGCTCGCCAGGAGGCCGCCCGCCATCCAGCGGCTCTTCCAGGCCTGCCGCGCCGTCTTCCGGGGCCCCGGCACCGTGCCCAAGCCCGCCGAGGTCGCCCTGCTCCGCGCCATGCTCG ACAAAATGAGACCAGAGGACTTCGGCCTAAGCCCAGACATGCCCTTCTTCAGGAACAGAGATGCGCCGGCAACCGAAGGGACCCCGGCCATCACACACACCACCATATACAAATCCGAGAAATTTTCC ATGGTTCTCTTCTTCTTGCCGACGAATGCGGTCATCCCTCTGCACAACCACCCCGGGATGACGGTGTTCAACAAGCTGCTCATCGGATCGATGCACGCAAAGTCATATGACTGGGCTGATCCCGACGATCCGGCTAATGAGAGTGGCGCTTCGTCACCTGATGGTAAAT TGAGGCTGGCGCAACTAATCGTGGACGATGTTTTCACGGCGCCGTGCGACACGTCGGTCCTGTTCCCGACGGCGGGAGGCAACATGCACCGGTTCAGGGCCGTCGCGCCATCCGCGTtcctcgacatcctcggccccccTTACTCCATCGAAGAGGACCGAGACTGCACGTACTACACGGACATTCCATACTCCCAGCATCCAA TGACCAGCAATGAGCTCATCGGCGACGAGCAAGAAGGCCGGCGTCTCGCGTGGCTGAAAGAGGTTGAGATGCCGAGGGATCTGAAGATGTGCAGCGTCCGGTACGGCGGCCCGCCGATCTCCGGCAGGTGA